From Gemmatimonadaceae bacterium, the proteins below share one genomic window:
- the recF gene encoding DNA replication and repair protein RecF (All proteins in this family for which functions are known are DNA-binding proteins that assist the filamentation of RecA onto DNA for the initiation of recombination or recombinational repair.): MPVAARLASLAISDFRNIAGAELQLPADGIALVGENGQGKTNAVEAIAYFRLLRSMRGARDRDLIRFGAPAFHLAAEFTNVPALRASVGVDRAGRKKVTLDGAEPEKLTDALDALPSVSFEPRDVDLIAGAPAERRRYLDITLALTSASYLTALRRYRAALLRRNAALREATKRGAAREAVAAVAAWEPALAEAGATLVQQRRAWAAGHAEHFATLCEAIGETAPATLHYAGTAAESWDPRAELAALLERQREHDIRRGLTQAGPHRDDLSLLLDAHDLRQVGSAGQQRTAAIVLRMLESATHREATGVIPLLLLDDPFAELDRRRTARILALLEEQGVGQCVICVPREDEIPARFTKLERWSVRAGSFARATTGASAGAAT, from the coding sequence GTGCCGGTCGCCGCGCGCCTCGCGTCGCTGGCGATCTCGGACTTCCGCAACATTGCCGGCGCCGAGCTGCAGCTGCCGGCCGATGGCATCGCGCTTGTCGGCGAGAACGGACAGGGCAAGACAAATGCGGTCGAGGCCATCGCGTACTTTCGCCTCCTGCGCTCGATGCGCGGCGCGCGCGATCGCGACCTGATTCGTTTCGGCGCGCCGGCGTTCCACCTGGCCGCCGAATTCACCAACGTTCCGGCGCTGCGGGCCAGCGTCGGCGTGGACCGCGCCGGGCGCAAGAAGGTCACGCTCGACGGCGCCGAGCCGGAGAAGCTGACGGATGCACTTGATGCGCTGCCCTCTGTGTCGTTTGAGCCCCGCGACGTGGACTTGATTGCCGGCGCGCCGGCCGAGCGGCGGCGATACCTCGACATCACGCTGGCGCTGACCTCCGCGAGCTACCTCACCGCGCTGCGGCGGTATCGCGCGGCGTTGCTACGCCGCAATGCGGCACTCCGCGAGGCGACCAAGCGCGGCGCGGCGCGTGAAGCCGTTGCGGCCGTAGCTGCGTGGGAGCCCGCGCTGGCGGAAGCGGGCGCGACGCTGGTGCAGCAGCGCCGTGCCTGGGCCGCAGGCCACGCAGAACACTTCGCCACGCTCTGCGAGGCGATCGGCGAGACCGCGCCCGCGACGCTGCACTACGCCGGTACCGCCGCGGAGTCGTGGGATCCGCGCGCCGAGCTCGCGGCGCTGCTCGAACGTCAGCGCGAGCACGACATCCGTCGTGGGCTGACGCAGGCCGGTCCGCATCGTGACGACCTCTCGCTGCTGCTTGACGCCCACGACCTCCGGCAGGTCGGCTCCGCGGGGCAGCAGCGCACGGCGGCCATCGTGCTGCGCATGCTCGAGTCGGCGACGCATCGCGAGGCCACCGGCGTGATTCCGCTGCTGCTGCTCGACGACCCCTTTGCCGAGCTCGATCGCCGGCGCACGGCGCGCATCCTCGCGCTGCTTGAGGAACAGGGCGTGGGACAGTGTGTCATTTGCGTGCCGCGCGAGGACGAGATTCCCGCACGGTTCACGAAACTGGAGCGCTGGAGTGTGCGCGCCGGCAGCTTCGCGCGCGCGACGACGGGCGCCTCGGCGGGAGCTGCGACGTGA